Genomic DNA from Chrysiogenia bacterium:
CTGGTAGAGCGCCTGGCCATTTTCCTGGCCAGCGTCGGCGGCTCTGGCTACGCGCCCAAGGCATCGGGCACGGCGGGGACGCTTGTCTCCGTGCCCGTCTTCATGTTCGCCATCGCCCCCTACCCCGTGCCAATTCGCATCGGCGTGGCCGTTGCCGTGTTTCTCATCGGCGTGTGGGCTTCGTATGTGGCCGAACGCGTTTGGGACGAGCCCGATTCCTCCAAGATCGTCATCGACGAGATGGCCGGTTACTTCATCACCATGATTCCCTTTTCCGCCCACTTCGGCCCGGTGGCCCTGGGCTTTGGATTCTTTCGCCTCTTCGACATCGTCAAGCCCTGGCCGTGCAACTGGCTCGACAAGCACGTCCACGGCGGCTGGGGCGTCATGCTCGACGACGGCGTCGCCGGCCTCTACGCCATGGCGGCGCTGGCCGGCACCGATGCCCTGCTGGCCGGCAACGGCATCGCCTTCTTCGGCCTCGGCGCGTGATTTGCCACAGAGATCACAGAGCACACAGAGAATTTAACCGCGGATAAACGCGGATAAACGCAGATCAGAGCGCAGGCTTGATCCTCTCGCGCCTGAATATCCATGTCTTACATCTGTTCCGAATATTCTGATTTGAAATCTGGATATCGGCGTTTATCTGCGTTCATCCGCGGTCAATTTTCTTTTCTCCGTGTGCTCTGTGATCTCTGTGGCAAAACCTCTTTCCAATCGCATCGACGCGGCATAGGCTTCCCTTCGCCGGGCACGTCGCCCGGTCTGGAGAGTTTCTATGAAAGCCGAAATCCTCGCCACCGGTGATGAGATCCGCACCGGCGCGCTGGTTGATTCCAACTCCGCCTACATTGCCGAGCGCCTCGAGCAGATTGGCCTCGAAGTCACCCGCCACCTGACCGTGGGCGACGACATGGACACGCTGGTCGCAATTTTCCACGAGATCGGCGCGCGCGCCGAGGTGTGCGTGGTCACCGGCGGGCTGGGCCCCACGACCGACGACCTCTCGGCCGAAGCGGCGGCAAAGGCCGCGGGCGTCGAGCTCGCCCTCGATGAAAAAGCGCTTGCCTACATCGAGGGCCTCTACAAGCTGGCCGGTCGTACCATGAGCGAGTCCAACCGCAAGCAGGCCTACTTCCCTGAAAGTGCCGAGCGCCTGGACAATCCCATCGGCACCGCGCCGGGGTTCTCGCTTACCATCGGGAGCTGCCGGTTCTTCTTCATGCCCGGCGTCCCCCACGAGATGAAGCGCATGCTGCGCGAGCAGACCCTGCCACGCATCGAGAAGCTCCGGGGTACCGAGCAGGAAGTGGCGCTGGTCAAACAGATCTCCACCTTCGGCTCGACCGAATCCCAGATCGGCGAAAAGGTCGCCGACCTCCCGCAGAAGTTCCCGGGCGTGAAGCTCGGGCTTCGCGCAAAATTCCCCGAGATCCAGGTGAAGCTCTACGCGCGCGGCAATGACGAGGCGGCGGTGAAGAAGCTCCTGCAGCAGGCGGGCAACGACGCCCTCTCGCGCGTGGCGGACTTTGCCTTCAGCGACGAGGGAAAAGACATGGCGCAGGTGCTCGCCGACCTGCTCATGATGGAGAAAGCCACCATCGCCGTGGCCGAGAGCTGCACGGGCGGGCTCATCGGAGATTCAATCACCAACATCGCGGGCTGCAGCGCCTGGTTCAAGATGAGCGCCGTCTGCTACACCAATGCCTCGAAGAACAAGGTGCTGGGAGTCTCCGAGCAGACGCTCGAGCGCCACGGCGCAGTGCACGAAGAGACCGCCAAAGAGATGGCCGCCGGCGCGCGCGAGGTGGGCGACGCCACCTACGCGATCTCCACGACGGGCATCGCCGGCCCCGCTGGAGGCAGCGAGAAGAAACCCGTCGGCACGGTCTGCATCGGCATCGCCACCCCGGCCGGCGCCGAGGGCTACCGCTACTTCTTCCCGTTTCGCGAGAGAGAGCGCAACAAGCAGGTCTTCGCCATGACGGCCATGGACCTGCTGCGCCGGCGCCTCATGGGCCTGCCGCCGCCACGCTACGGGCTGGTGAAGAAGAAAGAATCCTTAAGATCAACCGGGAAATGACCGCCAAGTCGCCAAGAACGCCAAGGAAGTTGAGCCACACCAACGCTCTGTGAATCCTTGGCATCTTGGTGGTTTAATTTTCTGACAATTTCAGAGCTTGGCCGCGGTCTCTTTGGGCATGAAGCGCTTGGCGCGCTCGGGATCGAGACGCACCATCTCGGCTTCGCACTCGGCAATGATCTTGTCGTT
This window encodes:
- a CDS encoding phosphatidylglycerophosphatase A, with the protein product MSKHSLNLVERLAIFLASVGGSGYAPKASGTAGTLVSVPVFMFAIAPYPVPIRIGVAVAVFLIGVWASYVAERVWDEPDSSKIVIDEMAGYFITMIPFSAHFGPVALGFGFFRLFDIVKPWPCNWLDKHVHGGWGVMLDDGVAGLYAMAALAGTDALLAGNGIAFFGLGA
- a CDS encoding competence/damage-inducible protein A, whose product is MKAEILATGDEIRTGALVDSNSAYIAERLEQIGLEVTRHLTVGDDMDTLVAIFHEIGARAEVCVVTGGLGPTTDDLSAEAAAKAAGVELALDEKALAYIEGLYKLAGRTMSESNRKQAYFPESAERLDNPIGTAPGFSLTIGSCRFFFMPGVPHEMKRMLREQTLPRIEKLRGTEQEVALVKQISTFGSTESQIGEKVADLPQKFPGVKLGLRAKFPEIQVKLYARGNDEAAVKKLLQQAGNDALSRVADFAFSDEGKDMAQVLADLLMMEKATIAVAESCTGGLIGDSITNIAGCSAWFKMSAVCYTNASKNKVLGVSEQTLERHGAVHEETAKEMAAGAREVGDATYAISTTGIAGPAGGSEKKPVGTVCIGIATPAGAEGYRYFFPFRERERNKQVFAMTAMDLLRRRLMGLPPPRYGLVKKKESLRSTGK